Proteins from a single region of Candidatus Amarolinea dominans:
- a CDS encoding PAS domain S-box protein — translation MYASDQPLTLHAALYRIAEETVSGSDLPTFYAAMHSIVAQLMFAANFYIALHDAQTNTLSFPYFVDENDPPPPPRPMVKGLTEYVLRTGQSHLVTPAVFRKLQEQGEVELVLTPAVDWLGVPLKVDDHVLGVLVVQSYHDAIHFSETDKELLTFVSRQIAIALTRKRTEAALRESEEKYRSLFEQAPIGIYRTSPRGRILDANPALIHMLGYDSFAQMALRDLETEGFAPPYSRTEFNRLLQQTGILRGHEAIWQRRDGSSLIICENAHAIYGADGDVLYYEGTVEDISEQKQAQERLHILQRAIEQSPAAIMLSDTQGNVEYVNPKFTQATGYQPEEVIGRNPRLLKSGETAPAEYARLWQTISSGGEWRGEFHNRKKNGELFWEAASISAITDSTGRITHYLAVKEDITARKTMEAAERQQHALVEMLRHIAALINSTLDLNEVLDRILGNIGRVVPHDAAIIMLIEGDLARIVRSAGYADMGLTDEALQFPFVVSATRNLHTMLTSNRPLVIPDVTAYPGWIVTQAGHQARAFVGAPIRCRRGIIGFLSLESREPGFFNTTHAERLQALADQTGIAIDNAQLYERVRAHAAELEARVAGRTVELQAANAKLQELDHLKSQFVANVSHELRTPLANIKLYLQLLEKGRADKHTQYLATLNREASLLHRLIEELLDLSRFDLGQRSVALTPLDVNLLIQRLLSDRAALIADRGLTLQTRLTPDLPTIPADQAMMTQVLTNLLTNAMNYTPTGGVITLATQLRSNSEHDWLTFSVSDTGPGISPRDRMHIFDRFYRGDASRTAAASGTGLGLAICQEILRRHDGQITLESEPGRGSTFTAWLPLALSRPHEA, via the coding sequence ATGTACGCATCAGACCAACCGCTCACCCTGCATGCGGCCCTGTATCGTATTGCCGAAGAGACCGTCAGCGGTAGTGATCTGCCCACCTTCTATGCCGCCATGCATAGCATTGTCGCGCAATTGATGTTTGCTGCCAACTTTTATATCGCCCTACACGATGCGCAGACGAACACCCTCAGTTTTCCCTATTTTGTGGACGAAAATGACCCGCCCCCCCCGCCGCGTCCCATGGTCAAAGGACTGACCGAGTATGTCCTGCGCACCGGGCAGTCCCACCTGGTGACGCCGGCCGTCTTTCGCAAACTGCAAGAGCAAGGCGAGGTCGAACTCGTGTTGACCCCGGCCGTGGACTGGCTGGGTGTGCCGCTCAAGGTGGATGACCATGTCCTGGGTGTGCTGGTGGTGCAGAGCTATCACGACGCCATCCACTTCAGTGAAACCGATAAAGAATTACTGACTTTTGTCTCGCGCCAGATCGCCATCGCCCTGACACGCAAACGCACGGAAGCCGCGCTGCGAGAGAGCGAGGAGAAATATCGCAGCCTGTTCGAGCAGGCGCCCATCGGCATCTACCGCACATCTCCCCGCGGACGTATCCTGGATGCCAACCCCGCGCTCATCCACATGTTGGGCTATGACTCCTTCGCGCAGATGGCCCTGCGCGACCTGGAAACTGAGGGCTTCGCGCCCCCATACTCACGCACTGAGTTCAATCGCCTGCTGCAGCAGACCGGCATCCTGCGCGGTCATGAGGCGATCTGGCAACGCCGCGACGGATCTTCCCTGATCATCTGCGAGAACGCACATGCCATCTATGGGGCAGATGGCGATGTCCTCTATTACGAGGGCACGGTCGAAGACATCAGCGAGCAGAAGCAGGCGCAAGAAAGGCTGCATATCCTGCAGCGCGCCATCGAACAAAGCCCGGCCGCGATCATGCTGTCCGACACGCAGGGCAACGTGGAATACGTCAATCCCAAATTCACCCAGGCCACGGGCTACCAGCCGGAAGAGGTCATTGGTCGCAACCCGCGCCTGCTCAAGTCGGGCGAAACCGCGCCCGCAGAATATGCGCGCCTCTGGCAAACCATCAGCAGTGGCGGGGAATGGCGCGGAGAATTCCACAATCGCAAGAAGAACGGCGAACTGTTTTGGGAGGCCGCTTCGATCTCTGCAATCACCGATTCGACCGGGCGCATCACCCATTACCTGGCGGTGAAGGAAGACATCACCGCGCGTAAGACCATGGAAGCCGCGGAGCGCCAGCAACATGCCCTGGTAGAGATGCTGCGCCACATCGCGGCGCTTATCAACAGCACCCTCGATCTGAACGAGGTCCTGGACCGCATCCTCGGCAACATCGGCCGTGTCGTCCCGCACGACGCCGCCATAATCATGTTGATCGAGGGCGACCTGGCGCGGATCGTGCGCAGCGCCGGTTATGCAGACATGGGCCTGACGGACGAGGCGTTGCAATTTCCCTTTGTCGTCTCCGCCACACGCAATCTACACACCATGCTCACCAGCAACCGTCCCCTCGTCATTCCCGATGTGACCGCCTATCCTGGGTGGATCGTGACACAGGCTGGGCACCAGGCGCGCGCGTTCGTGGGCGCCCCGATCCGCTGCCGCCGTGGCATCATCGGCTTCCTGTCCCTGGAAAGCCGGGAGCCAGGATTTTTCAACACCACCCATGCCGAACGCCTGCAAGCCCTGGCCGATCAGACCGGCATCGCCATTGACAACGCGCAGCTCTACGAGCGGGTGCGCGCGCACGCAGCCGAGTTGGAAGCGCGCGTGGCCGGCCGCACGGTCGAGCTGCAAGCGGCCAACGCCAAACTACAAGAACTCGATCACCTCAAGAGCCAGTTCGTCGCTAATGTGTCGCACGAACTGCGCACGCCACTCGCGAACATCAAGCTCTATCTCCAACTGCTGGAGAAAGGCCGCGCAGACAAACACACCCAATATCTGGCCACCCTCAACCGTGAGGCCAGCCTGCTGCACCGGCTGATCGAGGAGTTACTCGATCTCTCGCGCTTCGACCTGGGCCAGCGCTCGGTCGCGCTGACACCGCTCGATGTCAACTTACTCATTCAGCGCCTCCTCAGCGATCGGGCAGCGCTCATTGCCGATCGCGGCCTGACCTTGCAGACCAGGCTGACTCCCGATCTGCCCACGATCCCGGCAGATCAAGCCATGATGACCCAGGTGCTCACCAACCTGCTGACCAACGCGATGAACTACACGCCGACCGGCGGCGTCATCACGCTGGCGACTCAGTTGCGGTCGAACAGCGAGCATGACTGGTTGACCTTCAGCGTGAGCGACACAGGGCCAGGAATCTCACCCAGGGATCGGATGCATATCTTCGACCGTTTCTATCGCG
- a CDS encoding hybrid sensor histidine kinase/response regulator encodes MKAHVLVIDDEAPVLAALRRLLRREFEVFTANSGAEGLDLMQENEVQVILTDQRMPGMTGVDFLADVKTRHPDATRLLFTGYADLESVIQAINEGNVYRYLVKPWNPDELLGMVREANERYELIVARRQLMAELQRINAELEQRVHLRTEELAAANVQLRELNRLKDDFIAITSHDLRSPLTAILGAAELLQDISWKDSDIRDGLLTMIEDAGRRMLELVNNLLDLARLEAGGAELHISTVSLAHLLGECISTLAPVARGKAIGCALDMGAEVPDIQADNARLYQVFNNLLSNALKFTDAGGQIKVSVRLKEPEWVTVCVTDTGRGIAPDDLPKLFNRFRQTSTRATRGEQGSGLGLSIVRQLVHMHHGEVHVSSTLGVGTTFTVRLPIKPPAQA; translated from the coding sequence ATGAAAGCACACGTTCTGGTCATTGACGACGAGGCGCCTGTCCTGGCGGCGTTGCGCCGCCTGTTGCGTCGCGAGTTCGAAGTGTTCACCGCCAACTCCGGCGCTGAAGGTCTGGACCTCATGCAGGAGAACGAGGTCCAAGTCATTCTGACCGATCAGCGCATGCCGGGCATGACAGGGGTTGATTTTCTGGCCGATGTCAAGACGCGCCACCCTGACGCCACGCGCCTGCTGTTCACCGGTTACGCCGATCTGGAGAGCGTCATCCAGGCCATCAATGAGGGCAACGTCTATCGCTACCTGGTCAAGCCCTGGAACCCGGATGAACTACTGGGCATGGTGCGTGAGGCCAACGAACGCTATGAGCTGATTGTGGCGCGACGCCAACTGATGGCTGAACTGCAGCGCATCAACGCCGAACTGGAGCAGCGCGTGCATCTGCGCACCGAGGAGCTGGCCGCGGCCAATGTGCAGTTGCGGGAGCTGAACCGCCTGAAGGATGATTTCATCGCCATCACCTCGCACGACCTGCGCTCGCCCCTGACGGCCATCCTGGGGGCAGCCGAACTGCTGCAGGACATCTCCTGGAAGGATAGCGATATCCGTGACGGCCTGTTGACCATGATCGAAGATGCCGGGCGACGCATGCTGGAGCTGGTCAACAACCTGCTGGACCTGGCGCGCCTGGAAGCCGGCGGGGCCGAATTGCATATCAGTACCGTCTCCCTGGCGCACCTCCTCGGTGAATGCATCAGCACCCTGGCGCCCGTGGCGCGGGGCAAAGCAATCGGCTGTGCGCTGGACATGGGGGCGGAGGTGCCGGACATTCAGGCGGACAACGCGCGTCTCTACCAGGTGTTCAACAACCTGCTGAGCAACGCGCTGAAGTTCACCGACGCGGGCGGGCAGATCAAGGTGTCAGTCCGCCTCAAGGAACCGGAGTGGGTCACGGTGTGTGTCACAGACACCGGGCGCGGAATTGCGCCAGACGATCTGCCCAAGTTGTTCAATCGCTTCAGGCAGACGAGCACCAGGGCCACCCGTGGTGAACAAGGTTCCGGACTGGGGCTTTCCATCGTCCGGCAGTTGGTACATATGCACCACGGCGAAGTGCATGTCAGCAGCACATTGGGGGTGGGCACCACCTTCACGGTGCGCCTACCGATCAAGCCGCCTGCGCAGGCCTGA
- a CDS encoding cobalamin-dependent protein (Presence of a B(12) (cobalamin)-binding domain implies dependence on cobalamin itself, in one of its several forms, or in some unusual lineages, dependence on a cobalamin-like analog.), with protein MTGVTTAPEATAVLADFQADYLNAMIAGSGRQADQVITHAFDQQVVVNDVYMNILQTTAYEIGRLWQVNKFTVAQEHLATAIIERQMGDMHGLFKPQTDLKRTLVLGCVEKEFHRVGCRMVADFMEQAGWTVYYLGAAVPVRDFVSMARSVNADLIGVSAQMVYHVPSITNFVREFDNQGMGGIPIMAGGLPFVQQPELYRALGVRFSGVDARAAVTRASQVA; from the coding sequence ATGACAGGCGTCACAACGGCGCCCGAGGCCACAGCAGTTCTAGCCGATTTTCAAGCCGATTACCTGAACGCGATGATTGCGGGTAGCGGCCGGCAGGCCGATCAAGTGATCACGCACGCGTTCGATCAGCAGGTGGTGGTCAATGATGTTTATATGAACATTCTGCAGACCACAGCCTATGAGATCGGGCGCTTATGGCAGGTCAACAAGTTCACGGTGGCGCAGGAACACCTGGCCACCGCCATCATCGAGCGCCAGATGGGGGACATGCATGGTCTCTTCAAACCGCAGACAGACCTGAAGCGCACCCTGGTGTTGGGCTGCGTAGAAAAAGAATTTCACCGCGTGGGCTGTCGCATGGTGGCCGATTTCATGGAGCAGGCCGGCTGGACCGTCTACTATCTGGGGGCCGCGGTGCCTGTGCGCGATTTTGTCAGCATGGCACGCAGCGTCAATGCCGACCTGATTGGCGTATCGGCGCAAATGGTCTACCATGTGCCGAGCATCACCAATTTCGTGCGTGAGTTCGACAACCAGGGCATGGGCGGTATTCCGATTATGGCGGGCGGGTTGCCCTTCGTGCAACAGCCGGAACTCTATCGGGCCTTGGGCGTGCGCTTCAGCGGCGTGGATGCGCGCGCGGCTGTCACCCGAGCCAGCCAGGTTGCCTGA
- a CDS encoding ATPase — protein sequence MHAEMTTALFVDSPYIVLTLDRQGAIVDANPSALRLLGDQICARAWIDLLDLFSQEKGRLLLANSWRDGSASDWEVDHVKPDGELMLVSYTTFQLGTDSLLALIGQDQSEKLQLTSQLAAVNQRLEGAYLALEKTHAELKHTQAQLVQSEKMRALGQMVAGVAHEINNPAAFVSSNLAHLATVLPDLQAVFAAYQPLRMVADVATREAIAAAESAADLEFLWADLPQLVQESQDGVTRIRDIVLSLRNFSRLDESAQKDADINEGLRSTLRIVRPLCQNRIEIKEAYGDLPVIWCHPGQLNQVFLNVLINAVQAIPDSGTIWVSTALQADQVVVCLRDSGEGMDAQTLARLGEPFFTTKPVGAGTGLGLAISFGIMERHRGRLRYESQPGQGTTVFIEIPAQRRQSV from the coding sequence ATGCACGCGGAAATGACTACGGCCCTGTTCGTTGACTCGCCGTACATCGTTCTCACGCTGGATCGCCAGGGAGCCATCGTGGATGCCAACCCCAGCGCCCTGCGTCTGCTCGGCGATCAAATTTGCGCTCGCGCCTGGATTGATCTGCTCGATCTGTTCAGCCAGGAAAAAGGGCGTTTGTTGCTGGCGAACAGTTGGCGCGACGGCAGCGCCAGCGATTGGGAAGTAGACCACGTCAAGCCTGATGGCGAGTTGATGTTGGTCAGCTACACGACCTTTCAACTGGGCACGGACAGCCTGCTGGCGTTGATCGGGCAGGACCAGAGCGAAAAACTGCAGTTGACCAGCCAGTTGGCGGCCGTCAACCAACGCCTGGAAGGGGCTTACCTGGCCCTGGAAAAGACGCATGCTGAATTGAAGCACACGCAGGCGCAGTTGGTGCAGTCTGAAAAGATGCGGGCCTTGGGCCAGATGGTGGCCGGCGTCGCGCACGAGATCAACAACCCGGCCGCGTTCGTGTCCAGCAACCTGGCGCACCTGGCTACGGTGCTGCCGGACTTGCAGGCGGTGTTCGCGGCCTATCAGCCGCTCAGGATGGTGGCCGATGTCGCCACCCGGGAGGCCATCGCCGCCGCCGAAAGCGCGGCCGATCTCGAATTTTTGTGGGCCGATCTACCGCAGCTCGTGCAAGAGAGCCAGGATGGCGTCACCCGCATTCGCGACATCGTGCTCTCGCTGCGCAATTTCTCCCGCCTGGATGAATCCGCGCAGAAGGACGCGGACATCAATGAGGGCCTGCGCAGCACCCTGCGGATCGTGCGGCCTCTGTGCCAGAATCGCATCGAGATCAAAGAGGCGTACGGAGATCTGCCGGTCATCTGGTGTCACCCTGGCCAACTCAACCAGGTGTTTCTGAATGTGCTCATCAACGCGGTGCAGGCCATCCCTGACAGCGGCACGATTTGGGTGAGCACCGCGCTGCAGGCTGACCAGGTGGTGGTCTGCCTGCGTGACAGCGGTGAGGGCATGGACGCGCAGACCCTGGCGCGTCTGGGCGAGCCGTTTTTCACCACCAAACCGGTTGGCGCCGGCACCGGACTGGGGCTGGCGATCAGCTTTGGCATCATGGAACGTCACCGGGGGCGGCTGCGCTATGAGAGCCAACCCGGCCAAGGAACCACTGTGTTCATCGAGATTCCAGCGCAAAGGAGACAAAGTGTATGA